CTGGTGCTGGGAGTGAGAGCGAAGCTGACTGCCAACCATGTTACAATTGTATCAGGAGAAGCGCAGATCATTGATAAAAATACGGTTCGCTGCGGGGAAGAGACTTACGAAGGAGAGAATCTGATATTATGTACGGGTTCGGAAACCTTTATTCCTCCTATTCCGGGAGTGGATGCGGTGAACTACTGGACGCACAGGGATGCTTTGGACAGTAAAGAATTGCCGGCTTCTCTGGCTATTGTTGGTGGCGGGGTAATCGGTATGGAGTTTGCGTCGTTCTTCAATAGTTTGGGAGTACAAGTGACGGTGGTTGAGATGATGGACGAAATTCTGGGTGGAATGGATAAGGAGCTTTCCGCTTTGCTTCGTGCGGAATATGCAAAACGAGGTATTAAATTCCTGCTTAGTACGAAAGTGGTCGGCTTGTCGCAAACGGAAGAAGGGGCTGTTGTTTCTTATGAGAACGCAGAGGGAAACGGCAGTGTCATTGCAGAGAAGCTGTTGATGAGTGTCGGTCGTCGCCCGGTGACGAAAGGTTTCGGGCTCGAAAACCTGAATTTGGAGAAGACAGAGCGTGGCGCTATCAGAGTTAATGAAAAGATGCAGACTTCTGTGCCGGGCGTGTATGTTTGTGGTGACCTGACAGGATTCTCTTTGCTCGCCCATACGGCTGTTCGTGAAGCGGAAGTTGCCGTACATTCCATCTTGGGAAAGGAAGATGCCATGAGTTATCGGGCTATTCCGGGCGTAGTCTATACCAATCCGGAGATTGCCGGAGTGGGTGAAACGGAGGAATCGGCGTCAACGAAAGGAATCAATTATCAGGTTATCAAACTTCCGATGGCTTACTCCGGCCGTTTTGTGGCGGAGAATGAAGGCGTCAACGGAGTCTGCAAAGTATTGTTGGA
The Bacteroides caecimuris DNA segment above includes these coding regions:
- the lpdA gene encoding dihydrolipoyl dehydrogenase, whose translation is MKYQVIIIGGGPAGYTAAETAGKGGLSVLLIEKNSLGGVCLNEGCIPTKTLLYSAKTYDSAKHASKYAVNIPEVSFDLPKIIARKSKVVRKLVLGVRAKLTANHVTIVSGEAQIIDKNTVRCGEETYEGENLILCTGSETFIPPIPGVDAVNYWTHRDALDSKELPASLAIVGGGVIGMEFASFFNSLGVQVTVVEMMDEILGGMDKELSALLRAEYAKRGIKFLLSTKVVGLSQTEEGAVVSYENAEGNGSVIAEKLLMSVGRRPVTKGFGLENLNLEKTERGAIRVNEKMQTSVPGVYVCGDLTGFSLLAHTAVREAEVAVHSILGKEDAMSYRAIPGVVYTNPEIAGVGETEESASTKGINYQVIKLPMAYSGRFVAENEGVNGVCKVLLDEQQRVIGVHVLGNPASEIITLAGTAIELGLTAAQWKKIVFPHPTVGEIFREVL